A region from the Antennarius striatus isolate MH-2024 chromosome 22, ASM4005453v1, whole genome shotgun sequence genome encodes:
- the znf800b gene encoding zinc finger protein 800b, with protein MVKVQKSSGRKSAHCHRRQSSDRTETEEDQPRSDTHPPQEERALPEVDRPTDQTPLQVSGSTEAPSQQNAELEEPEANGKEKSSSAPQAQIKPLWKPIPPLLPESHMETRDQSVQTDERLQEDVVGSQGHIAGVCVEPGDPPLLQQPLQTSKSGIQQIIECFRSGTTQLKHMLLREVDTIFECKICRSLFRGLPNLITHKEYYCLSRLPELDGSCGDDRQSVAIKDLLDSIYPKSDRPDYVVRLEPIQTTTKAVFQYLTTEEDLARFPSHTTSARESPVAWEGEPMESGADNSQPSQPENHSSSPGHNPAPKRWEAEEAVKDEQPPHEDEGSTSGVEDVTISCCLCGQDFKSRRSIRRHCRKMHQTKLEELRKFTETRTVPTSLLSMVKGRPRTLSTLSGKSCPVCLKTFATKANLRRHFDEVHQGLRRDSSTPSGASRPSQPLPPEATPPRKSNSSSPTRAQNAKSAPVNAKTTPSNQNPPKPQLPLPPPLANSASCRCTICKRNYISQLMLKRHMRIVHKIYSIKGNNRPAATPTPAPTPAASAAVVPNNDNANSGPSNNVRGKEEAAVSSDEEEEDADVESSPAPSPSDSTGTAKSVPVAQNAVKVKEEEAPPSPKVTPSPPSTAATASRGACGPGVSVKMTKLSVGFDFKQLFCKLCKRQFSSRQNLTKHIELHTDGNDIFIKFYRCPLCRYESRRKRDVLRHVTVVHKKSSAYLAKIMPKLESRAVKRLAEVVLNSTNPTKRTGGGVKEEVNGRQASSSSSSSSSSSSSVSPPVTRKQECSSAPPSAATAAAFSSPSPAPLTRKQQDLSSPPAFTPSPPFTRKQERQQTHQPRPVSPPLTRRSEKHAHQRNSSSSSAAAMSPVNQMPHTRRHDAQSEGSGGGGTGSSSEVRVTKNFSLHACDQCGRAFAKKLYLESHKRSHRNAATTAANRRKGVSTRSKSMAW; from the exons ATGGTGAAGGTCCAGAAGTCATCCGGGAGGAAGAGCGCCCACTGCCACCGCAGACAG agcaGCGATCGGACGGAGACGGAGGAGGACCAGCCCCGGTCAGACACCCACCCCCCGCAGGAGGAGCGGGCGCTCCCAGAAGTCGACCGTCCCACCGATCAGACCCCCCTCCAGGTCTCCGGTTCGACTGAGGCGCCGTCGCAGCAAAACGCGGAGCTGGAAGAACCTGAAGCAAACGGCAAGGAGAAGAGCAGCTCGGCCCCCCAGGCTCAAATCAAGCCCCTGTGGAAGCCCATTCCCCCACTTCTGCCGGAATCCCACATGGAGACCCGGGACCAGAGCGTCCAGACGGATGAGCGGCTTCAGGAGGACGTTGTTGGAAGCCAAGGTCACATAGCAG gtgtgtgtgtggagcccggagatcctcctctcctccagcagccTTTGCAGACCTCCAAGTCCGGGATTCAGCAGATCATCGAATGCTTccgctcag GCACCACCCAGCTGAAGCACATGCTGCTGAGGGAGGTGGACACCATCTTCGAATGTAAAATATGCCGGAGTCTTTTCCGAGGCCTGCCCAACCTCATCACGCACAAAGAGTACTACTGCCTGTCGCGGCTGCCCGAACTCGACG GTTCGTGCGGTGACGACCGACAGAGCGTCGCCATTAAGGATCTGCTGGACTCCATTTATCCCAAATCCGACCGGCCGGACTATGTGGTGAGACTGGAGCCCATCCAGACCACCACCAAGGCCGTGTTCCAGTACCTCACCACCGAGGAGGACCTGGCCAGATTCCCATCACATACAACCAG CGCCAGGGAGAGTCCGGTGGCGTGGGAGGGAGAACCAATGGAAAGCGGCGCCGACAACAGCCAGCCAAGCCAGCCGGAAAACCACAGCAGCAGCCCAGGACACAACCCTGCTCCGAAAAGatgggaggctgaggaggcgGTGAAAGACGAACAACCTCCGCACGAAGACGAGGGCTCCACCAGCGGG GTGGAGGATGTGACGATCTCCTGCTGCCTGTGCGGTCAGGACTTCAAGTCGCGTCGCAGCATCCGGCGCCACTGTCGCAAGATGCACCAGACCAAACTAGAAGAGCTCCGCAAGTTCACCGAAACACGGACAGTTCCCACCAGCCTGCTGTCCATGGTGAAAG GTCGTCCGAGGACTCTCAGCACCCTCAGCGGGAAGTCGTGTCCGGTGTGCCTGAAAACCTTCGCCACTAAAGCCAACCTGCGGCGCCACTTCGACGAGGTGCACCAGGGTCTGCGGCGGGACAGCAGCACGCCCAGCGGCGCCTCGCGGCCCAGCCAGCCCTTGCCTCCGGAGGCCACGCCGCCCAGGAAGAGCAACAGCTCGTCTCCAACGCGAGCTCAGAACGCCAAGTCCGCCCCGGTGAACGCCAAAACGACGCCGTCGAACCAGAACCCGCCCAAACCGCAGCTCCCATTGCCCCCCCCACTGGCGAACTCGGCATCGTGCCGCTGCACCATCTGCAAGAGGAACTACATTTCACAG CTCATGTTGAAGAGACACATGCGCATCGTCCACAAAATCTACAGCATCAAAGGGAACAACAGGCCCGCCGCCACGCCCACACCTGCGCCGACCCCCGCCGCCTCCGCCGCCGTCGTTCCCAACAATGACAACGCAAACTCAGGTCCGAGCAACAACGTCCGAGGCAAAGAGGAAGCGGCAGTCTCGTccgatgaggaagaggaagacgcgGACGTGGAGAGCAGTCCGGCCCCGTCTCCTAGCGACAGCACCGGAACAGCTAAAAGCGTCCCCGTGGCGCAGAACGCCGTGAaggtgaaggaagaggaggcgcCCCCGAGTCCGAAGGTAACGCCGTCGCCACCTTCTACGGCGGCGACGGCGTCGCGTGGCGCTTGCGGCCCGGGGGTGtcggtcaaaatgaccaaactgTCGGTGGGTTTCGACTTCAAGCAGCTCTTCTGCAAACTCTGCAAACGGCAGTTCAGCTCGCGGCAGAACCTGACCAAACACATCGAGCTGCACACGGACGGCAACGACATCTTCATCAAGTTCTACCGCTGCCCGCTCTGCCGCTACGAGTCGCGGCGCAAGCGTGACGTGCTGCGTCACGTGACCGTGGTGCACAAGAAGTCGTCGGCGTACCTTGCCAAGATCATGCCCAAGCTGGAGAGCCGGGCAGTGAAGCGTCTGGCGGAGGTCGTCCTCAACAGCACCAACCCCACCAAGAGGACGGGCGGCGGCGTCAAAGAGGAAGTCAATGGGCGCCAGgcgtcttcttcctcttcctcctcgtcatcGTCGTCGTCCTCCGTTTCTCCGCCGGTCACGCGTAAGCAAGAGTGCTCCTCCGCTCCCCCgtccgccgccaccgccgccgccttCTCCTCGCCGTCTCCCGCCCCGCTGACGCGGAAGCAGCAGGATCTGTCGTCGCCGCCGGCGTTCACGCCGTCCCCTCCCTTCACCCGCAAGCAGGAGAGGCAGCAGACACACCAGCCCCGCCCCGTCAGCCCGCCGCTGACCCGCCGCAGCGAGAAACACGCCCATCAGCgcaactcctcctcttcctccgccgCCGCCATGTCGCCCGTCAACCAGATGCCGCACACGAGACGCCACGACGCCCAATCGGAGGGCAGTGGCGGCGGCGGCACAGGGTCATCCTCCGAAGTCAGGGTGACCAAGAACTTCTCCCTCCACGCCTGCGACCAGTGTGGGCGGGCCTTCGCTAAGAAG CTCTACCTGGAGTCTCACAAGCGGAGTCATCGCAACGCAGCGACCACGGCGGCCAATAGGAGGAAAGGAGTCAGCACTCGCTCCAAATCGATGGCGTGGTGA